The following are from one region of the Tenacibaculum dicentrarchi genome:
- a CDS encoding UvrD-helicase domain-containing protein, with protein MQNLSNFQVYNASAGSGKTFTLVKEYLKVLLNSNDVFRFQKILAITFTNKAAGEMKERVLENLEEFSQGKENDLFQIIIKEISIDKEKVKERSKKILDAILQNYSAFSITTIDSFTHRVIKSFAYDLGLPLNFEVEMDAISLLNEAVDVLISKIGTDTDLTKLLIDFSLEKTDDDTSWDISVELNEFSRILLNEDDNKHFRELADKKLSDFTNLKSKLSKAQYQIKLRFSEIGKQGLRIIEGTQLDAKDFYRSMLPNHFLALSENFTKAKFFEESKLRERIEENNFYAKSKSDDIKSAIEGILPELLTLYMESEKLYQQFLMNRLALKSVIPLAVLNYINVELTNIKEENNIRLNAEFNQLISDNIKDQPAPFIYERIGERFMHYFIDEMQDTSVLQWENIIPLIDNSLAQEDSNLLLVGDGKQAIYRWRGGKAEQFISLGSSTDNPFHIEKEIKTLETNFRSYTEVIDFNNQFFNHTANFFENQNYKKLFIEGNKQLTTAKKGGLVSLSFLDKEEDKEDEQLKYPKKILETIEKASKSFSLNEICVLVRKKKDGIAVANYLSENGINIISSETLLLDNSASVKFIVYVLQIIQHPNDKEALLEVLYFLHYHLKLEIAKNLFISEMIQKPIDVVFEELKIYEVFFELSNFHQLPFYEKVEEIIRCFKLIDSSDAYVQFFLDIILEQQRKGTSIQEFLEFWEEKKANLSIVAPESGNAVQIMTIHKSKGLEFPVVIFPYDLEIYRQIKPKIWFDDLPTYFEGFNELLVPYTKELKLINETGLEIHNQQRSALELDNFNLLYVALTRAVEQLHIITEYRIDTKAKKENTNYYSGIFINYLKEKNYWNDGQLDYSFGETKRASVQKEIFSLAEVQEEFISTPWQAHNIHMLASASKLWNTEQGKAIEFGNLIHEMMSKIMTQQDISRVIHQYEQQGVIDRKQSVAIENDINKIVTHPELQEYYAKNAVVYNEREIVDVDNQILIPDRLVLSDNNEVTILDYKTGKPSKSYHQQLLKYERVLKSINYKVSKKLLIYINEEILVEEV; from the coding sequence GTGCAAAATCTATCAAATTTTCAAGTATATAATGCCTCGGCAGGGAGTGGAAAAACGTTTACTTTAGTAAAAGAATATCTTAAAGTTTTATTGAATTCTAACGATGTTTTTAGGTTTCAAAAAATATTAGCAATCACATTTACCAACAAAGCTGCTGGTGAAATGAAAGAGCGTGTTTTAGAAAATTTAGAAGAATTTTCACAAGGAAAAGAAAATGATTTATTTCAAATTATTATTAAAGAAATTTCTATTGATAAAGAAAAAGTAAAAGAACGAAGTAAGAAAATATTAGATGCTATTTTACAAAATTATTCGGCTTTTTCAATTACTACTATTGATAGTTTTACGCATAGAGTTATTAAAAGTTTTGCCTACGATTTAGGATTACCACTAAATTTTGAGGTAGAAATGGATGCAATTTCATTATTAAATGAAGCGGTTGATGTGTTAATTTCTAAAATTGGTACAGATACCGATTTAACAAAATTATTGATAGATTTTTCTTTAGAAAAAACAGATGATGATACTTCTTGGGATATTTCGGTTGAATTAAACGAGTTTTCTAGAATTTTATTAAATGAAGATGATAACAAACATTTTAGAGAACTTGCTGATAAAAAATTAAGCGATTTTACAAATTTAAAAAGTAAACTTTCTAAAGCACAATATCAAATTAAACTTCGGTTTTCAGAAATAGGAAAGCAAGGTTTAAGAATAATTGAAGGTACGCAATTAGATGCTAAAGATTTTTATAGGTCAATGTTGCCAAATCATTTTTTAGCGTTGTCTGAAAATTTTACAAAAGCAAAGTTTTTTGAAGAATCGAAACTTCGAGAACGTATTGAAGAAAATAATTTTTATGCAAAATCGAAATCGGATGACATAAAAAGTGCTATTGAAGGAATTTTACCCGAACTTTTAACTTTATATATGGAATCTGAAAAACTGTATCAGCAGTTTTTAATGAACAGATTGGCGTTAAAAAGTGTAATTCCGTTAGCAGTTTTAAATTATATAAATGTAGAATTAACCAATATTAAAGAAGAAAATAATATTCGATTAAATGCCGAGTTTAATCAGTTAATTTCAGATAATATAAAAGACCAACCTGCACCGTTTATTTACGAGCGAATAGGAGAGCGGTTTATGCATTATTTTATTGATGAAATGCAAGATACATCAGTATTACAATGGGAAAATATAATTCCGTTAATAGATAATTCACTAGCACAAGAGGATAGTAATTTATTATTGGTAGGTGATGGTAAACAAGCTATTTATCGTTGGCGTGGAGGAAAAGCAGAGCAATTTATTTCATTAGGTTCAAGTACAGATAACCCGTTTCATATTGAAAAAGAAATAAAAACCTTAGAAACAAATTTTAGAAGTTACACCGAAGTTATTGATTTTAACAATCAGTTTTTTAATCACACAGCTAACTTTTTTGAAAATCAAAATTATAAAAAATTGTTTATTGAAGGAAATAAACAATTAACAACTGCCAAAAAAGGAGGTTTAGTGTCTTTATCTTTTTTAGATAAAGAAGAAGATAAAGAGGATGAGCAATTAAAATATCCGAAGAAAATTTTAGAAACTATTGAAAAAGCATCAAAATCATTTTCTTTAAATGAAATATGTGTTTTAGTTCGTAAGAAAAAAGACGGTATTGCAGTGGCAAATTATTTGTCTGAAAATGGAATTAATATTATTTCTTCAGAAACTTTATTGTTAGATAATAGTGCTAGTGTAAAATTTATAGTTTATGTGTTGCAAATTATTCAACATCCGAATGATAAAGAAGCTTTATTAGAAGTTTTATATTTTTTACATTATCATTTAAAATTAGAAATAGCTAAAAATTTATTTATTTCTGAAATGATTCAAAAACCTATTGATGTTGTTTTTGAAGAGTTAAAAATATATGAAGTATTTTTTGAATTATCGAATTTTCATCAGTTGCCTTTTTACGAAAAAGTAGAAGAAATTATTAGATGTTTTAAATTAATAGATTCTTCAGATGCTTATGTACAGTTTTTTTTAGATATTATTTTAGAACAACAACGAAAAGGAACAAGTATTCAAGAGTTTTTAGAATTTTGGGAAGAGAAAAAAGCAAATTTAAGTATTGTAGCTCCTGAAAGTGGAAATGCAGTACAAATAATGACTATTCATAAATCAAAAGGATTAGAGTTTCCTGTAGTTATTTTTCCGTATGATTTAGAAATTTATAGACAAATAAAACCAAAAATTTGGTTTGATGATTTACCAACATATTTTGAAGGTTTTAATGAATTATTAGTACCATATACCAAAGAATTAAAATTAATAAATGAAACAGGTTTAGAAATACATAATCAACAACGTTCAGCATTAGAATTAGATAATTTTAATTTATTATATGTTGCTTTAACCCGTGCGGTAGAGCAATTACATATTATTACAGAGTATAGAATTGATACAAAAGCGAAAAAAGAAAACACTAATTATTATTCAGGTATTTTCATTAATTATTTAAAGGAAAAAAACTATTGGAATGATGGACAGTTAGATTATTCTTTTGGAGAAACTAAAAGAGCTAGTGTACAGAAAGAAATTTTTTCATTAGCTGAGGTTCAAGAAGAATTTATTTCAACACCTTGGCAAGCACATAATATTCATATGTTGGCAAGTGCATCAAAATTATGGAATACAGAGCAAGGAAAAGCTATTGAATTTGGTAATTTAATTCATGAAATGATGTCAAAAATTATGACTCAGCAAGATATTTCAAGAGTTATACATCAATATGAACAACAAGGTGTTATTGATAGAAAACAATCGGTAGCTATTGAAAACGATATTAATAAAATTGTAACTCATCCTGAATTACAAGAATATTACGCCAAAAATGCAGTCGTATATAATGAGCGAGAAATTGTAGATGTAGATAATCAAATTTTAATTCCTGATAGATTGGTGCTTTCTGATAATAATGAAGTTACAATTTTAGATTATAAAACAGGAAAACCATCTAAAAGTTATCATCAGCAATTATTAAAATATGAACGTGTTTTAAAATCGATTAATTATAAGGTCTCAAAAAAGCTGTTAATATATATTAATGAAGAAATTTTGGTTGAAGAGGTTTAA
- the kbl gene encoding glycine C-acetyltransferase, which yields MYGKIKEQLQQEIKEIKDAGLYKAERIITSSQDAVIKISTGEEVINFCANNYLGLSNNPEVIQGAKDAMDTHGFGMSSVRFICGTQDIHKQLEEKIAEFYTTEDTILYAAAFDANGGVFEPLLTKEDAIISDSLNHASIIDGVRLCKAARYRYDNNNMEALEAQLIEANKQNHRFKIIVTDGVFSMDGIVAKLDEICDLADKYDALVMVDECHAAGFIGKTGRGTVELKNVMDRVDIVTGTLGKALGGAMGGYTTGKKEIIEILRQRSRPYLFSNSLAPAIVGASLKVFELISDDTTLRDKLEWNTNYFRTGMEKAGFDLVGADAAIVPVMLYDAKLSQNMANKLLEEGIYVIGFFFPVVPKEKARIRVQLSAAHEKEHLDKAIESFTKIGKELSVI from the coding sequence ATGTACGGAAAAATAAAAGAGCAATTACAACAAGAAATTAAAGAAATTAAAGATGCTGGATTGTATAAGGCAGAACGTATTATTACATCGTCTCAAGATGCAGTAATAAAAATTTCTACAGGTGAAGAGGTTATAAATTTTTGTGCGAATAATTATTTAGGATTATCAAATAACCCTGAAGTAATTCAAGGAGCTAAAGACGCAATGGATACACATGGTTTTGGAATGTCATCTGTTCGCTTTATTTGTGGAACTCAAGATATTCATAAGCAATTAGAAGAGAAAATAGCTGAATTCTATACCACAGAAGATACTATTTTATATGCAGCAGCATTTGATGCAAATGGAGGAGTTTTTGAGCCATTATTAACAAAAGAAGACGCAATTATTTCTGATAGTTTAAATCATGCTTCTATTATTGACGGAGTTCGTTTGTGTAAAGCAGCGCGTTACCGTTATGATAATAATAATATGGAAGCTTTAGAAGCTCAGTTAATTGAGGCTAATAAACAAAATCACCGTTTTAAAATTATTGTAACAGATGGTGTTTTTTCTATGGATGGAATTGTAGCTAAACTTGATGAAATTTGTGATTTAGCCGATAAATATGATGCCTTAGTAATGGTTGATGAATGTCATGCAGCTGGTTTTATTGGAAAAACAGGACGTGGTACTGTTGAATTAAAAAATGTAATGGATCGTGTTGATATTGTAACAGGAACTTTAGGAAAAGCACTTGGTGGTGCGATGGGTGGTTATACAACTGGTAAAAAAGAAATTATTGAAATTTTACGTCAGCGTTCTCGTCCGTATTTATTTTCAAACTCTTTAGCACCTGCAATTGTAGGTGCATCTTTAAAAGTTTTTGAATTAATTTCTGATGACACTACATTACGTGACAAATTAGAATGGAATACAAATTATTTTAGAACAGGAATGGAAAAAGCAGGGTTCGATTTAGTAGGTGCCGATGCTGCAATTGTACCAGTAATGCTATATGACGCAAAACTTTCGCAAAATATGGCAAATAAACTATTAGAAGAAGGAATTTATGTTATTGGTTTTTTCTTTCCTGTAGTACCAAAAGAAAAAGCAAGAATCCGTGTGCAGTTATCAGCAGCTCATGAAAAAGAACACTTAGACAAAGCTATTGAGTCGTTTACAAAAATAGGAAAAGAATTGAGTGTAATTTAA
- a CDS encoding OmpA family protein, whose protein sequence is MKQIKLAVIALFTFATLGTANAQDSDNPWVVGFGVNSVDIRGSRKFENLVKDGLGTSDWNILPSVSRISAEKYLSDGFTLQVAGSLNKIETFLKKDNSDFLYYAIDANVKYDLDPLVNLIFKNTTPYFNPYIYLGGGYTSIDSTGEGMLNAGAGFNTWFNDNLGLNFQTGAKHGFGDNVRGHYQHSIGLVFKFGGTDTDGDGIFDKNDACPEVAGLKEFNGCPDTDADGIKDADDACPEVAGLAALNGCPDTDGDGIADKDDACPSVKGTKANNGCPDTDGDGVVDGKDKCPTVAGPVANNGCPYVDTDGDSVLDKDDKCPKVAGVASNNGCPEVLITKAAEKKLNDFARAIYFNSGRTTFKPGVVANLNRIASIMKEYSKAKFSVQGHTDSQGRAANNLKLSQKRAKAVLDYLAKKAGIASSRLTSAGFGEDYPIADNKTRAGRAENRRVEIKLTK, encoded by the coding sequence ATGAAACAAATCAAATTAGCTGTGATAGCTTTGTTTACGTTTGCTACTTTAGGTACAGCAAATGCGCAGGATTCAGATAACCCTTGGGTTGTAGGTTTTGGTGTCAACAGTGTTGATATCAGAGGTAGTAGAAAATTCGAAAATTTAGTAAAAGATGGATTAGGTACTAGTGACTGGAATATTCTTCCTTCTGTATCTAGAATCTCTGCTGAAAAATATTTAAGCGATGGGTTTACTCTACAAGTAGCTGGTTCTTTAAATAAAATTGAAACTTTTTTAAAGAAAGATAATTCTGATTTCTTATATTACGCAATTGACGCTAATGTAAAGTATGATTTAGATCCTTTAGTGAATTTAATATTCAAAAATACAACTCCTTATTTTAATCCTTATATCTATTTAGGTGGAGGATATACTTCTATTGATTCTACAGGAGAAGGTATGTTAAATGCTGGAGCTGGTTTCAATACTTGGTTTAACGATAACTTAGGTTTAAACTTTCAAACAGGAGCAAAACATGGTTTTGGTGACAACGTAAGAGGTCATTATCAACACTCTATAGGTTTAGTATTCAAATTTGGAGGTACTGATACTGATGGTGATGGTATTTTTGATAAAAACGATGCTTGTCCTGAAGTTGCAGGGTTAAAAGAATTTAACGGTTGTCCTGATACAGATGCTGATGGTATCAAAGATGCTGATGATGCATGTCCTGAAGTTGCAGGTTTAGCTGCGTTAAACGGATGTCCTGATACTGATGGTGATGGAATTGCTGATAAAGATGACGCTTGTCCTTCTGTAAAAGGAACTAAAGCTAATAACGGATGTCCTGATACTGATGGTGATGGTGTTGTAGATGGTAAAGACAAATGTCCTACTGTTGCAGGTCCTGTTGCAAATAACGGTTGTCCTTACGTAGATACTGATGGAGATAGCGTTTTAGATAAAGACGATAAATGTCCTAAAGTTGCAGGTGTTGCTTCTAACAACGGATGTCCTGAAGTATTAATTACTAAGGCTGCTGAAAAGAAATTAAATGACTTCGCAAGAGCTATTTACTTTAACTCAGGAAGAACTACTTTTAAGCCTGGTGTTGTTGCTAACTTAAACAGAATTGCTTCTATTATGAAGGAATATTCTAAAGCTAAATTTAGTGTTCAAGGACATACTGATAGCCAAGGAAGAGCTGCTAACAACTTAAAATTATCTCAAAAAAGAGCGAAAGCTGTTTTAGATTATTTAGCTAAAAAAGCTGGTATTGCTTCTTCTAGATTAACTTCTGCTGGATTTGGTGAAGACTATCCAATTGCTGATAATAAAACTAGAGCTGGTAGAGCTGAAAACAGACGTGTTGAGATTAAATTAACAAAATAA